A genomic segment from Cinclus cinclus chromosome 11, bCinCin1.1, whole genome shotgun sequence encodes:
- the CEBPA gene encoding CCAAT/enhancer-binding protein alpha, whose translation MEQANFYEVDSRPPMSSGQHHQLQTPLPGSTYSYREAPSAAAPAAGGAELGDICENENSIDISAYIDPAAFNDEFLADLFQHSKQQEKAKAILAGDFDFHTMHGAGAAASAPGHQPQHHQQPLFGCVAGYMDGKLDPLYERIAAPGLRPLVIKQEPREEEEVKSAALSALYPHHAPQQHPSHLQYQIAHCAQTTMHLQPGQPTPPPTPVPSPHHPHHPHPPGGLPAAGTLKMMPSDHRSKSKKTVDKNSNEYRVRRERNNIAVRKSRDKAKQRNVETQQKVLELTTDNERLRKRVEQLTRELETLRGIFRQLPESSLVKAMGSCA comes from the coding sequence ATGGAGCAAGCCAATTTCTACGAGGTCGATTCCCGGCCCCCGATGAGCAGCGGCCAGCACCACCAGCTCCAGACTCCCCTGCCCGGCAGCACCTACAGCTACAGAGAGGCTCCCTCGGCGGCGGCACCTGCTGCGGGCGGCGCGGAGCTCGGCGACATCTGCGAGAACGAGAACTCCATCGACATCAGCGCTTACATCGACCCAGCCGCCTTCAACGACGAGTTCCTGGCCGACCTCTTCCAGCACAGcaagcagcaggagaaagcCAAGGCCATCCTGGCCGGGGATTTCGACTTCCATACCATGCACGGGgccggcgccgccgcctcggcgccggGGCACCAGCcgcagcaccaccagcagccgCTCTTCGGCTGCGTGGCCGGCTACATGGACGGCAAGCTGGACCCCCTCTACGAGCGCATCGCCGCGCCGGGCTTGCGGCCGCTGGTGATCAAGCAGGAGCCCcgcgaggaggaggaggtgaagTCGGCGGCCCTGTCGGCCCTCTATCCCCATCACGCCCCGCAGCAGCACCCGTCCCACCTCCAGTACCAGATCGCCCACTGCGCCCAGACCACCATGCACCTCCAGCCCGGGCAGCCCACGCCGCCCCCCACGCCCGTGCCCAGCCCGCACCATCCGCATCACCCGCACCCTCCCGGCGGCCTGCCCGCCGCGGGCACCCTCAAGATGATGCCCTCGGACCACCGGAGCAAATCGAAAAAGACAGTGGACAAGAACAGCAACGAGTACCGGGTGCGCCGGGAGCGCAACAACATCGCGGTGCGCAAGAGCCGGGACAAGGCCAAGCAGCGCAACGTGGAGACGCAGCAGAAGGTGCTGGAGCTCACCACCGACAACGAGCGGCTGCGCAAGCGGGTGGAGCAGCTCACCCGGGAGCTGGAGACTCTGCGGGGCATCTTCAGGCAGCTGCCCGAGAGCTCGCTGGTGAAGGCCATGGGAAGCTGCGCCTAG